Proteins encoded within one genomic window of Nordella sp. HKS 07:
- a CDS encoding DUF899 family protein: MMKYQAAAIKLDDYRRQITDIRAKMRALKDEAEPQAVKDYEFATLAGPVKLSDLFAGKDDLIVIHNMGRSCPYCTLWADGFNGIYQHLADRAAFVVASPDPPEIQRDFAQGRGWRFPMVSLKDKGFAADMGYYEDGCMPGISVFRREGDGVVRVSNAGLGPFDDYCAAWHLFDLLPGGPGDWRPRFSYS; the protein is encoded by the coding sequence ATGATGAAATACCAGGCTGCGGCGATCAAGCTCGACGATTATCGTCGCCAGATCACCGATATCCGCGCCAAGATGCGAGCGCTCAAGGACGAGGCCGAACCGCAGGCGGTGAAGGACTATGAGTTCGCGACCCTCGCCGGTCCGGTGAAGCTGTCCGACCTCTTTGCAGGCAAGGACGATCTGATCGTCATTCACAATATGGGTAGGAGCTGTCCCTATTGCACATTATGGGCCGACGGCTTCAACGGCATCTATCAGCATCTGGCCGATCGCGCCGCCTTCGTCGTGGCGAGCCCCGATCCGCCCGAGATACAGCGAGACTTCGCGCAAGGCCGCGGCTGGCGCTTCCCGATGGTGAGCCTCAAGGACAAGGGCTTCGCCGCCGACATGGGCTATTATGAGGATGGCTGCATGCCCGGCATCTCGGTCTTCCGGCGCGAGGGTGATGGGGTAGTCCGCGTCTCCAATGCCGGCCTTGGTCCCTTCGACGACTACTGCGCCGCCTGGCACCTCTTCGATCTGTTGCCCGGCGGGCCCGGCGACTGGCGCCCGCGCTTCAGCTATTCGTGA
- a CDS encoding carbohydrate ABC transporter permease — protein sequence MTDITVTAKPEQSWFAQNKASLIRHGVINFFMLIILAPLAWVLMMSIKSRPDAMRGDFWPRKFDFGHYAYVFEKIDTLPVNLWNSIYVTAGTTFFTSVFAILAGYALVHMRPKGGGFVVAALLVSLYFPTRVVSIISVYEIQSFLGLINSTSGLILPYITLNLAISILIMRSVFQLVPHEVVEAAKVDGAGPVRTLWEIVLPMARNGLVVVFIVNFVTAWGEFLLCSTLTNDQTARTMPVVLAGAQGGLGQWSWPNLAAVYMIVVLPGIIAFTFAQKLFFKGLMEGVVKG from the coding sequence ATGACCGACATCACCGTCACCGCCAAACCTGAGCAGAGCTGGTTCGCCCAGAACAAGGCGTCGCTTATCCGCCACGGGGTCATCAATTTCTTCATGCTGATCATCCTGGCGCCGCTCGCCTGGGTGCTGATGATGTCGATCAAATCGCGCCCCGATGCGATGCGCGGCGATTTCTGGCCACGCAAATTCGACTTCGGCCACTATGCCTATGTGTTCGAGAAGATCGATACGCTGCCGGTCAATCTGTGGAACAGCATCTATGTCACCGCCGGCACAACCTTTTTCACCAGCGTTTTTGCGATTCTTGCCGGCTATGCGCTGGTGCATATGCGGCCCAAGGGCGGCGGGTTCGTCGTCGCAGCACTTCTCGTCTCGCTCTATTTCCCGACCCGCGTGGTGTCGATCATCAGCGTCTACGAAATCCAGAGCTTCCTGGGCCTCATCAACAGCACCAGCGGGCTCATCCTGCCCTATATCACGCTCAACCTGGCGATCAGCATCCTCATCATGCGCAGCGTCTTCCAGCTGGTGCCGCATGAGGTGGTCGAGGCGGCAAAGGTCGACGGGGCCGGTCCGGTGCGCACCTTGTGGGAGATCGTGCTGCCGATGGCGCGCAATGGTCTCGTCGTGGTCTTCATCGTCAATTTCGTTACCGCCTGGGGCGAGTTCCTTTTGTGCTCGACGCTCACCAACGACCAGACGGCGCGCACCATGCCGGTGGTGCTGGCGGGCGCGCAAGGCGGGCTTGGCCAGTGGTCATGGCCCAATCTCGCCGCCGTCTATATGATCGTGGTGCTACCCGGCATCATTGCCTTCACCTTCGCCCAGAAGCTCTTCTTCAAGGGCCTGATGGAAGGCGTGGTGAAAGGGTAG
- a CDS encoding copper homeostasis protein CutC, with amino-acid sequence MIYEICVDSVAGVRAAKEAGAHRAELCANLLEGGTTPSLGLIRAARRVTGIGIHVIIRPRGGDFLFDDDEYAIMQTDIAAARQEGADGVVIGLLTAEGDVDAERTRALIALARPLSVTFHRAFDMARDPFAALETLISLGVDRILTSGQEASVLEGLPLISELIKRAGERIIIMPGGGITPRNAGRIVQAAHPKETHFAALTAEPGGMRFRRDHVFMGGELRPPEFDRLVTSGQIIRTVMKNTTG; translated from the coding sequence GTGATCTACGAGATCTGTGTGGATTCGGTGGCAGGCGTGCGCGCCGCGAAGGAAGCGGGCGCCCATCGCGCCGAGCTCTGCGCCAATCTTCTCGAAGGCGGCACCACGCCGAGCCTCGGCCTCATCCGGGCGGCGCGGCGCGTCACCGGCATCGGCATCCATGTGATCATCCGGCCACGCGGCGGCGACTTCCTGTTCGACGATGACGAATATGCGATCATGCAGACCGACATTGCCGCCGCCAGGCAGGAGGGCGCGGACGGCGTCGTCATCGGCCTTCTCACCGCGGAAGGCGACGTCGACGCCGAGCGGACGCGGGCACTGATCGCTCTGGCGCGTCCCTTGTCCGTCACCTTCCACCGCGCCTTCGACATGGCGCGCGATCCTTTCGCGGCGCTCGAGACGCTGATCAGCCTCGGTGTCGACCGCATTCTGACATCGGGTCAGGAGGCTAGCGTACTGGAAGGCCTCCCGCTCATTTCGGAACTCATCAAGCGCGCCGGCGAGCGCATCATCATCATGCCGGGCGGCGGCATCACGCCGCGCAATGCGGGTCGCATAGTCCAGGCGGCGCATCCGAAGGAGACGCATTTCGCCGCACTCACCGCTGAACCCGGCGGCATGCGCTTCCGCCGCGATCACGTCTTCATGGGCGGCGAGCTGCGCCCGCCCGAATTCGACCGTCTCGTCACCTCAGGCCAGATCATCCGCACGGTGATGAAGAACACAACAGGCTGA
- a CDS encoding carbohydrate ABC transporter permease: MVETTASDRISLAPQSRLGERLTSLRHASSAWWFLLPAVIFFVGYQVYPIFRVLWISFTNYEFLSSDPAEFVGFANYVAAAKDPLMWASLWRATLFTLMFLPGTIILPLLLAILIDKVTNPKLATFYRVVLLIPAVIPSTLVFVLWKWMYNYQVGPINHFLVDTLGLFTLQNAPQWLGGTPLTLPAIAVMEWWWGLGYHTIFFLAGLAAIPKDLPEAARIDGASEWKIFWHITRPALAPIMMILIVLRFGSAMAVIDEYLIFGGFNRDTPTYTWTIFMYDQAFKLGLWRQGFAAAIGMIGAMGMMVVMVILIRLFRPKG; the protein is encoded by the coding sequence ATGGTTGAGACGACCGCCTCCGATCGAATAAGCTTGGCGCCCCAGAGCCGTCTGGGCGAGCGCCTGACGAGCTTGCGCCATGCATCGAGTGCCTGGTGGTTCCTGCTGCCGGCCGTGATCTTCTTCGTCGGCTATCAAGTCTATCCGATCTTCCGCGTCCTGTGGATCAGCTTCACCAACTATGAGTTCCTTTCCAGCGATCCGGCTGAGTTCGTCGGCTTCGCCAACTACGTCGCCGCGGCCAAGGATCCCCTAATGTGGGCGAGCCTGTGGCGCGCCACGCTCTTCACGCTAATGTTCCTGCCCGGAACGATCATCCTGCCTTTGCTGCTCGCCATACTCATCGACAAGGTGACCAATCCGAAGCTCGCCACTTTCTATCGCGTGGTGCTGCTCATTCCGGCGGTGATCCCGAGCACGCTCGTCTTCGTGCTGTGGAAATGGATGTATAATTACCAGGTCGGGCCGATCAACCACTTCCTGGTCGACACGCTCGGCCTCTTCACCTTGCAGAACGCGCCGCAATGGCTGGGCGGCACGCCGCTGACGCTACCCGCCATCGCCGTCATGGAATGGTGGTGGGGGCTCGGCTATCATACCATTTTCTTCCTCGCCGGCCTCGCCGCGATCCCCAAGGACCTGCCGGAAGCAGCGCGCATCGACGGGGCGAGCGAATGGAAGATCTTCTGGCACATCACGCGTCCGGCACTGGCGCCGATCATGATGATCCTCATCGTGCTACGCTTCGGCAGCGCCATGGCGGTGATCGACGAATATCTGATCTTCGGCGGCTTCAACCGTGACACGCCGACCTATACCTGGACCATCTTCATGTATGACCAGGCGTTCAAGCTCGGCCTGTGGCGGCAAGGCTTCGCCGCGGCGATCGGCATGATCGGGGCCATGGGCATGATGGTGGTGATGGTTATCCTGATCCGGCTCTTCAGGCCGAAGGGATAG
- a CDS encoding D-alanyl-D-alanine carboxypeptidase family protein, with amino-acid sequence MAARLRLKALSLVIAGSLAATPALAGPSLVLDAATGEVISQDRAGEPWYPASLTKMMTAYVVYEKLKRGEMQLDQKLTVSELASKQPASKVGMRPGSTITVDLALQMLLVYSANDMAYVLAEGASGTYPEFVKLMNAEARRLGMTATHYANPNGLFDPRQVTSARDIGVLASAILRDYPERAHYFSQDHVSLGKRQLRNRNSLLRQMKTADGMKTGFVCNSGFNLAASASENGRKLIAVVLGAPGGKARADLAEMLLTAGFAKPPQPQQMRINQIANDELGALVPVDLTQTVCKGKPTAVAKASGLTGWGVSFGSYDKPETADMALRGRLLGVRDMVDNSTSGVVRVPGANGYNAMVWNLDQNASLTVCSAARQKPNGYCEVMTPENFASIAALARATEERIQPAAAQENTSPPKKKKRKKN; translated from the coding sequence GTGGCGGCACGGTTACGTCTCAAGGCCCTGAGTCTGGTCATTGCGGGCAGCCTCGCCGCGACGCCGGCCCTCGCCGGCCCCTCATTGGTTCTTGACGCCGCCACCGGCGAAGTTATCTCACAGGATCGCGCCGGGGAACCCTGGTATCCCGCCTCCCTCACCAAGATGATGACCGCCTATGTCGTCTATGAGAAACTGAAGCGCGGCGAGATGCAGCTCGACCAGAAGCTCACTGTGTCCGAGCTTGCCTCGAAACAGCCGGCGAGCAAGGTGGGCATGCGGCCGGGGTCGACGATCACCGTCGATCTCGCCTTGCAGATGCTGCTCGTCTATTCCGCCAACGATATGGCCTATGTCCTGGCGGAAGGTGCGAGCGGCACTTATCCCGAATTCGTGAAGCTGATGAATGCCGAGGCCCGTCGCCTTGGCATGACGGCGACGCACTACGCCAATCCGAACGGCCTGTTCGATCCGCGTCAGGTAACGAGTGCCCGCGATATCGGCGTGCTCGCTTCCGCCATCCTGCGTGATTACCCCGAGCGCGCGCATTATTTCTCGCAAGACCATGTGAGCCTTGGCAAACGGCAATTGCGCAACCGCAATAGCCTGTTGCGCCAGATGAAGACGGCCGACGGCATGAAGACCGGCTTCGTGTGCAATTCCGGTTTCAACCTCGCGGCCTCGGCGAGCGAGAACGGCCGCAAGCTCATCGCCGTCGTGCTCGGCGCGCCGGGCGGCAAGGCGCGCGCCGATCTCGCCGAAATGCTGCTGACGGCTGGATTCGCCAAGCCGCCGCAGCCGCAGCAGATGCGCATCAACCAGATCGCCAACGACGAACTCGGCGCGCTGGTGCCGGTCGATCTCACGCAGACCGTATGCAAGGGCAAGCCCACCGCCGTCGCCAAGGCCTCGGGCCTCACCGGCTGGGGCGTATCTTTCGGCTCCTATGACAAGCCGGAAACCGCCGACATGGCGCTGCGCGGCCGCCTGCTTGGCGTGCGCGACATGGTCGACAACTCGACCAGCGGCGTGGTGCGCGTTCCCGGCGCCAATGGCTACAACGCCATGGTATGGAATCTCGATCAGAACGCCTCGCTTACGGTGTGCTCGGCGGCCCGCCAGAAGCCGAATGGCTATTGCGAAGTGATGACGCCGGAGAACTTCGCCTCGATTGCCGCGCTGGCGCGTGCAACCGAAGAGCGAATCCAGCCCGCCGCGGCGCAGGAAAACACCAGCCCGCCGAAGAAGAAAAAGCGCAAGAAAAACTAG
- a CDS encoding amidase, with product MSEDLAITESAASLAKRIRAKQISPVEVVDAAIKRIETHNPKINALVIFGYEDARKAAKAAEAALMRGDAVGPLHGVPIAMKDCFDFKPGWVTTFGGIRALKNYVVNTSCMFTERMEKAGAVMVGKTNSPVFGFRGTCDNYLFGASKNPFDLSKNTGGSSGGAAGAVAAGLLPLCEGTDGGGSIRIPASWCGVFGYKPAFGRVPLVTRPDAFGGNIPFIFEGPITRTVEDSALAMSALQGYDSRDPYCLEGTVDFMGALKRSIAGKKIAYTRDYGIFPVDRRVVAVVDKAVQAFEEAGAHVEEVKIDIPHSHRTLSDMWCRLIAPKQVAALEGFKREGIDLKRDHHGDFPPEFWHWDEIGRRLTVPEHIEDEIMRSDVFDALRKVLDRYDYLVSPTLSCLAVDNASDGNTVGPKEVEGEEINRLIGWCMTFLINFIGYPAATVPAGLASNGLPVGLQIVGRRYADEDVFAASATFERLRPWMDTYKQCKL from the coding sequence ATGAGCGAGGATCTTGCAATAACCGAATCGGCGGCGAGCCTGGCGAAGCGAATCCGCGCCAAGCAGATATCGCCCGTTGAAGTGGTGGACGCCGCCATCAAGCGCATCGAAACGCACAATCCGAAGATCAATGCGCTCGTCATCTTCGGCTATGAAGACGCGCGCAAGGCCGCCAAGGCGGCGGAAGCAGCCCTCATGCGCGGCGACGCGGTCGGTCCCCTCCATGGCGTGCCGATCGCCATGAAGGACTGCTTCGACTTCAAGCCCGGCTGGGTCACCACTTTCGGCGGCATACGGGCGCTCAAGAATTACGTCGTCAACACCTCCTGCATGTTCACCGAGCGGATGGAGAAGGCCGGCGCCGTCATGGTCGGCAAGACCAACAGCCCGGTCTTCGGCTTCCGCGGAACCTGCGACAACTATCTCTTCGGCGCCTCGAAGAACCCCTTCGATCTGTCGAAGAATACCGGCGGCTCGTCGGGTGGTGCTGCAGGTGCGGTGGCGGCGGGCCTCCTGCCTCTGTGCGAAGGCACCGATGGCGGCGGCTCCATCCGCATCCCGGCCTCCTGGTGTGGCGTCTTCGGCTACAAGCCGGCTTTCGGGCGCGTGCCGCTGGTGACGCGGCCCGATGCCTTTGGCGGAAACATCCCCTTCATCTTCGAAGGCCCGATCACCCGCACCGTCGAGGACAGCGCGCTGGCGATGAGCGCGCTGCAGGGCTACGATTCGCGCGATCCCTATTGCCTCGAAGGCACGGTCGATTTCATGGGCGCGCTCAAGCGCTCGATCGCCGGCAAGAAGATCGCCTATACGCGCGACTACGGCATCTTCCCGGTCGACCGGCGCGTCGTCGCCGTGGTCGACAAGGCGGTCCAGGCTTTCGAAGAGGCGGGCGCCCATGTCGAGGAGGTGAAGATCGACATCCCGCATTCGCACCGGACTTTAAGCGACATGTGGTGCCGGCTCATCGCGCCCAAGCAGGTGGCGGCATTGGAAGGCTTCAAGCGCGAAGGCATCGATCTCAAGCGCGACCATCACGGCGACTTCCCGCCGGAATTCTGGCACTGGGACGAGATCGGCCGCCGGCTGACGGTACCAGAGCATATAGAAGACGAGATCATGCGCTCCGACGTCTTCGACGCGCTGCGCAAGGTGCTCGACCGTTACGACTATCTGGTGTCGCCGACGCTTTCCTGCCTCGCCGTCGACAATGCGTCGGACGGCAATACGGTAGGGCCGAAGGAAGTCGAAGGCGAGGAGATCAACCGGCTGATCGGCTGGTGCATGACCTTCCTCATCAATTTCATCGGCTATCCGGCGGCGACAGTCCCGGCGGGCCTCGCGTCAAACGGCCTGCCGGTTGGCCTGCAGATCGTCGGCCGGCGCTATGCCGATGAAGACGTCTTCGCCGCCAGCGCCACCTTCGAGCGTCTGCGTCCGTGGATGGACACGTACAAGCAGTGCAAGTTGTAG
- a CDS encoding SDR family NAD(P)-dependent oxidoreductase: protein MNVLDRFRLDGKRLFITGGSRGFGRAIALAAAEAGADVILNGRDPAALAKTAEEVRARDRQVWTFQGDIADSAICEDICRRVLAEAGPVDILVNNVGGRNLASKIEETSLADWQKGVDLNLTHCFICTKMIGAEMLKRGKGRVINIASISGMIANRGIGGRHYETTKAAVIHFTRATAADWAPRGVTVNAICPGLFMTEPNLAWSKTHPEVIATFVRAVPMGRTGEPEEIGPLAVYLASDASSYVTGASFVIDGGYTLW, encoded by the coding sequence ATGAATGTGCTCGATCGTTTCCGCCTGGATGGAAAGCGTCTCTTCATTACCGGCGGTAGCCGTGGATTCGGGCGGGCGATCGCGCTGGCGGCGGCGGAAGCGGGCGCCGATGTCATCCTGAACGGGCGCGATCCGGCCGCCTTGGCGAAGACCGCCGAGGAGGTTCGCGCGCGGGACCGGCAGGTTTGGACATTTCAGGGCGACATCGCCGATTCCGCTATCTGCGAGGATATTTGCCGCCGTGTGCTGGCCGAGGCGGGCCCCGTCGACATTCTGGTCAATAATGTCGGCGGACGCAATCTCGCCTCGAAGATCGAGGAGACTTCGCTCGCCGATTGGCAGAAGGGCGTCGATCTCAACCTGACGCATTGCTTCATCTGCACCAAGATGATCGGTGCAGAGATGCTCAAGCGTGGCAAGGGCCGTGTCATCAACATCGCCTCGATCAGCGGCATGATCGCCAATCGCGGCATTGGCGGGCGGCATTACGAGACGACCAAGGCGGCGGTGATCCACTTCACCCGCGCCACCGCAGCCGACTGGGCGCCGCGCGGCGTCACCGTCAACGCCATCTGCCCCGGCCTGTTCATGACCGAGCCCAATCTCGCCTGGTCGAAGACACACCCCGAGGTCATCGCGACCTTCGTGCGCGCCGTGCCGATGGGTCGCACCGGCGAGCCCGAGGAGATCGGCCCGCTCGCCGTCTATCTCGCCTCCGATGCCTCGAGCTACGTCACCGGCGCCAGCTTCGTGATCGACGGCGGCTACACGCTGTGGTGA
- a CDS encoding endonuclease domain-containing protein, with protein MDNRIAFARSLRKAMTPEEVKLWVRLRTWRGKGYHFRRQAPIDGYVLDFVCKSHKPIVEVDGSQHGEDRGRARDEKRDAHFRAKGYRAYGMPTSIRIPMQRPTRSGRFCKGKTPSLSCPTRRCAPPSPFRGGSNGHHSV; from the coding sequence ATGGACAATCGTATCGCGTTTGCTCGATCGCTGCGAAAGGCGATGACACCCGAGGAAGTGAAGCTCTGGGTCAGGCTCAGGACGTGGCGCGGCAAGGGCTATCACTTTCGCCGGCAAGCGCCGATCGATGGCTATGTTCTCGACTTCGTGTGCAAGTCGCACAAGCCGATCGTGGAGGTCGATGGCAGCCAGCATGGCGAAGATCGCGGCCGCGCCCGTGATGAAAAGCGGGACGCGCACTTTCGCGCTAAAGGCTACCGCGCTTATGGAATGCCGACGTCAATCAGGATCCCGATGCAGCGGCCGACACGGTCTGGGCGTTTCTGCAAGGGGAAAACCCCTTCGCTTAGTTGCCCCACCCGGCGCTGCGCGCCACCCTCCCCGTTCCGGGGAGGGAGCAACGGTCACCACAGCGTGTAG
- a CDS encoding ABC transporter substrate-binding protein gives MKIRKEEEYILQDALVRQLRQGRIDRREFLTRSLVAGLGLAGIGAAAKGGIGAARAQNRPLTPTFYQWIEDLHPSIPKVNEKFPGLNYQIAPVEGFGIERFVAEAKNKESTWDVYVGQTPFVEMSAMKEAGVIEPWDDYIPKEVIDDMIPSIRAENTIDGKLYGWPFFLDVIGNSWHSGLTTKAGLPDQAPATWDDHLANAKKIMDSGAAPFGATFDSHGWRSLAPMAHSMNPDVYTSEGLFDFTSEPSVEALKLMKAIMAVSHPDILLEGASDGGVNGTPDEVAFAAQRVGYFTKYFNAPLRMAQNWDDQKALHLGPLPKFANGAGSTVFWTTGSALFKYGQNKEKAAEYIKALTYDPQIWKDSIAGTETSHPGQLPPYKSIYAEWETNKPDWMPDFVALVRGQLDKAKAINNHIFGLQQFVIGKPIWETYLKGEEADPKVALQKVVDAVQAEMKRGK, from the coding sequence ATGAAGATACGCAAGGAAGAGGAATATATTTTACAGGACGCGCTCGTCCGGCAGCTGCGGCAGGGCCGCATCGACCGGCGCGAATTCCTGACGCGCAGCCTAGTCGCGGGGCTCGGCCTCGCCGGCATCGGTGCCGCCGCCAAAGGCGGCATCGGTGCGGCGCGCGCGCAGAACCGTCCGCTGACCCCCACCTTCTATCAATGGATCGAGGATCTTCACCCGAGCATTCCAAAGGTGAACGAGAAATTCCCCGGCCTCAACTATCAGATCGCGCCGGTCGAAGGCTTCGGCATCGAGCGCTTCGTGGCCGAAGCCAAGAACAAGGAAAGCACCTGGGACGTCTATGTCGGCCAGACACCTTTCGTCGAAATGTCGGCGATGAAGGAAGCCGGCGTCATCGAGCCGTGGGACGACTATATTCCGAAAGAGGTGATCGACGACATGATCCCCTCGATCCGGGCCGAGAACACGATCGACGGCAAGCTCTATGGCTGGCCGTTCTTCCTCGACGTGATCGGCAATTCCTGGCATTCGGGCCTCACCACCAAGGCCGGCCTGCCGGATCAAGCACCCGCCACCTGGGATGATCATCTGGCCAACGCCAAGAAGATCATGGACTCGGGAGCGGCTCCCTTCGGCGCCACTTTCGACTCGCATGGCTGGCGCTCGCTGGCGCCGATGGCGCACAGCATGAACCCCGATGTCTACACCTCCGAAGGCCTGTTCGACTTCACCAGCGAGCCGTCGGTCGAGGCGTTGAAGTTGATGAAGGCCATCATGGCGGTGTCGCATCCCGACATCCTGCTCGAAGGCGCCTCCGATGGCGGCGTTAACGGCACGCCGGACGAAGTGGCCTTCGCCGCCCAGCGCGTCGGCTACTTCACCAAGTACTTCAATGCGCCGTTGCGCATGGCCCAGAACTGGGACGACCAGAAGGCCCTGCATCTCGGGCCGCTGCCGAAATTCGCCAATGGCGCAGGTTCGACGGTGTTCTGGACCACCGGCAGCGCCTTGTTCAAATACGGACAGAACAAGGAGAAGGCGGCCGAATACATCAAGGCGCTCACCTATGATCCGCAGATCTGGAAGGACTCGATCGCCGGCACCGAGACCAGCCATCCCGGCCAGCTGCCGCCCTACAAGTCGATCTATGCGGAATGGGAAACCAACAAGCCCGACTGGATGCCGGACTTCGTGGCGCTGGTGCGTGGCCAGCTCGACAAGGCCAAGGCCATCAACAACCACATTTTCGGCTTGCAGCAGTTCGTGATCGGCAAGCCGATCTGGGAAACCTACCTCAAGGGCGAGGAAGCCGATCCCAAGGTTGCGCTGCAGAAAGTCGTCGACGCCGTGCAGGCCGAAATGAAGCGCGGCAAGTAA